One Pseudobutyrivibrio xylanivorans genomic window, TGAATGGATGCATGTACGATATGATGGAGGAGTATGAGCTTACTGTGAAGAGCCGTGATAAGGCTAATCGTGAGATGCAAAAGCAGGGGGATGATATAGTTTTTGAAGCTACAAGAAAAGCTGAGGATATCTATGCTGCTTCCATAATGTACACAGATAATGCGTTAGACAGTCTTCAGGAAACAATTAAGGAATCTCAGGAGGCTGTTACTAAGATTTATGAGGAAGCCATCAAGAAGATAAAAGAAGAGACAAGCGCTGTTAAAACTAACCAGCTTGAGCTGAAGAGTCATCTTAATGATTTGATAGATACTCAAAAATATCTTCGTCTTATTGATGAGGAAAATATGCGAATTCTTAAGGCAAAAGCAGAAGGCACAGATGAAGAATTTGATGATGCGCCTAAATATGCTGCGCCAGAAATTAGAATTGATAAAGAATATTTTGCCCGTGCTGGACTTGATATAGGTGAAGACTTAGATCAGCCAGCAGGAGATTTAGATAATGAGGGAAATACAATTTCCTCAGAGGACTTAGATGCCGAATATTTTAAATGGCAGGAGGAAGAATCAGGAGAGGAACCTAAAAAACACGGTAAGAAAGGCCTTGGAGGTCTTTTTGGTAAAAAGCACTAACTAAAAAGGAGAATTAAGGAATGAAGCTTTACAACAACGGAGTGTACCTAATTAATGGCAATCAAATCGTCGAAGACGGTCCTGAGGCCGCTGCTGCTATAAAAGCTGCGACAGGTCTCGAGGCTACAAAGGCAGCTGCCCATCAGGAGACTATGGCGTATGGTATTCTGTCAAGTCATAATACTTCTGGTAATATGGACCATTTACAGATAAAGTTTGACAAGCTTATAAGTCATGATATCACCTATGTAGGAATTATTCAGACAGCAAGAGCTTCAGGCCTTGAGAAATTTCCTATTCCATACTGTCTTACAAACTGTCACAATTCCCTTTGTGCAGTAGGCGGTACTATAAACGAAGATGACCACATGTTTGGTCTTACATGTGCCAAGAAATATGGCGGAATCTATGTTCCACCTCATCAGGCAGTTATCCATCAGTTTGCCCGTGAAATGATGGCAGGCGGTGGCAAGATGCTTCTTGGCTCAGATTCACACACAAGATACGGAGCTCTTGGAACAATGGCAATGGGTGAAGGTGGTCCAGAGCTTGTTAAGCAGCTCCTCAATCAGACTTATGACATTGCAATGCCAGGAGTAATTGCTGTATACATGACAGGTACACCTAGAAAGGGTGTTGGTCCACAGGACGTTGCACTTGCAATCATCGGAGAAGTATTCGACAAAGGCTATGTTAAGAACAAAGTTATGGAGTTCGTAGGACCAGGTGTAGCTAATCTTTCCATGGACTTCAGAATTGGTGTTGATGTTATGACTACAGAGACAACCTGTCTTTCTTCTATCTGGACAACAGATAAAAAGACTGAAGAATTCTACGAGATTCACGGTCGTAAGGAAGAGTACAAGGAGCTTAATCCAGGTCAGGTTGCTTACTATGACGGCATGATTGAGATTAATCTTGATGAAATCAAGCCTATGATTGCTATGCCTTTCCATCCAAGCAACACCTACACAATCGAGGAATTAAATGCCAACATTATGGATATTCTTGATGACTGTGAGAAGAGAGCAAAGGTTTCTCTCGATGGACAGGTAGAGTTCTCTCTTAAGGATAAGGTTAGAAATGGTAAATTATATGTAGACCAGGGTATCATCGCAGGCTGTGCCGGTGGCGGCTTCGAAAATATCTGTGATGCAGCAGATATCCTACGTGGTGCAAGCATTGGACCAGATGAGTTCACACTCTCTGTTTACCCTGCTTCTACTCCTATATACATGGAGCTCGTTAAGAATGGAGCAGTTGCAGATCTTATGAGTACAGGTGCTATCGTTAAGACTGCATTCTGCGGACCTTGCTTCGGTGCAGGAGACACTCCATCTAACAACGGCTTTTCAATCCGCCACTCTACAAGAAACTTCCCTAACCGCGAAGGCTCTAAGCTTCAGAATGGTCAGATTGCATCAGTTGCTCTTATGGATGCTCGTTCTATTGCTGCCACAGCAGCTAACAAGGGTTATCTTACAGCGGCAACAGATATTGACGTTGATTATAGCAAGCCAAAATATCACTTCGATGGAAGAATTTATGCAAACCGCGTATTTGATTCTCATGGTGTTGCAGAGCCAGCTACAGAGATTCACTTTGGTCCAAACATTAAAGACTGGCCAAAGATGAGTGCTCTTCCAGAGAATCTATTCCTTCAGGTTGTATCAGAAATTCATGATCCAGTTACAACCACAGATGAGCTTATTCCTTCAGGTGAGACATCATCATATCGTTCAAATCCTCTTGGACTTGCAGAGTTTACTCTTTCACGTAAGGATCCAGAGTATGTAGGACGTGCTAAAAATATTCAAAAGGCTCAGAAGGCTCTTGAGGCTGGAGAGTGTGCGGGAGATGCAGTTCCAGAACTTAAGAACATTGTTCATAAAGTAAAAGAGACATATCCACATATTAACCATGACAACATTGGTGTAGGTTCAACTATCTTTGCAGTTAAACCAGGTGATGGTTCAGCAAGAGAGCAGGCAGCTTCATGTCAGAAGGTTCTCGGGGGCTGGGCGAATATCGCAAACGAATACGCTACAAAGAGATATCGTTCAAATCTTATAAATTGGGGTATGCTTCCATTTGTCATTCCTCAAGGTGAACTTCCATTTAAGAATTTGGATTATATTTTTATACCAGGAATTAAGGACGCTGTAGTTAATAAAGCTGACAGCATCAAGGCATACGTTGTTAAGGATGAGGGACTTAAGGAATTCGAGATGACCTTAGGAGAGCTTACAGATGATGAACGTGAAATAATTCTCAAGGGTTGCCTTATCAATTACAACAGACAATAAGTTTTACGGGGGTATAATGGCTATGCCAGAAGACAGCTGCGAATTAGATGAGAAACTAGAAGAAAAACAGAGAAGGAAAAAGCTTCAAGGCTATATTTTTTCGGCATGTATCGTACTAGTTTTCTATTTTTTATTAAAGAATACCAGAAGCGTTTCAATGGCTATAGACCATGTCGTAACTGTAATTCAGCCAATACTTATGGGCTTTGTCATGGCTTTCTTAATGAATCCTATAATGGGATTTTTTGAAAAACGCTTGAGAAAACTGTTTGAAAATGTCTGTAAGAATAAAAATATGGCTGCAAAAGTTAACAGAACAGTGTGTTCAATTATTGCACTGGTAATTCTTGCAGGAGTGATAATATTTATTTTTGCAACAGTCATACCAAATCTTGTAAGCACGGTAATGTATCTGGCAGACCATATAGAGGAACAGATTGCAGCTGTTCTTGATTGGTGCAATGTGGTGACCAAGGGTAATTATGAAGACGCCCTTATGAAGGCAAAAGACAATAATATTGGAGATTTATTAGAACAGGGACTT contains:
- a CDS encoding hydratase, whose product is MKLYNNGVYLINGNQIVEDGPEAAAAIKAATGLEATKAAAHQETMAYGILSSHNTSGNMDHLQIKFDKLISHDITYVGIIQTARASGLEKFPIPYCLTNCHNSLCAVGGTINEDDHMFGLTCAKKYGGIYVPPHQAVIHQFAREMMAGGGKMLLGSDSHTRYGALGTMAMGEGGPELVKQLLNQTYDIAMPGVIAVYMTGTPRKGVGPQDVALAIIGEVFDKGYVKNKVMEFVGPGVANLSMDFRIGVDVMTTETTCLSSIWTTDKKTEEFYEIHGRKEEYKELNPGQVAYYDGMIEINLDEIKPMIAMPFHPSNTYTIEELNANIMDILDDCEKRAKVSLDGQVEFSLKDKVRNGKLYVDQGIIAGCAGGGFENICDAADILRGASIGPDEFTLSVYPASTPIYMELVKNGAVADLMSTGAIVKTAFCGPCFGAGDTPSNNGFSIRHSTRNFPNREGSKLQNGQIASVALMDARSIAATAANKGYLTAATDIDVDYSKPKYHFDGRIYANRVFDSHGVAEPATEIHFGPNIKDWPKMSALPENLFLQVVSEIHDPVTTTDELIPSGETSSYRSNPLGLAEFTLSRKDPEYVGRAKNIQKAQKALEAGECAGDAVPELKNIVHKVKETYPHINHDNIGVGSTIFAVKPGDGSAREQAASCQKVLGGWANIANEYATKRYRSNLINWGMLPFVIPQGELPFKNLDYIFIPGIKDAVVNKADSIKAYVVKDEGLKEFEMTLGELTDDEREIILKGCLINYNRQ